A genomic segment from Pseudomonas sp. M30-35 encodes:
- a CDS encoding endonuclease/exonuclease/phosphatase family protein — MLRRWQKTRQINLCDPQVNLACEPINEWPENDCLRLLSFNIQVGISTERYRHYVTRGWQHILPHAGRSLNLQRIGVLLADYDVVALQEADGGSLRSGNINQVEHLAQLGAFPFWYQQLNRNLGRFAQHSNGLLSRIRPTLIEDHPLPGPPGRGAILLRIGEGDDAIAVVMMHLSLGARTRTRQLAYIRELLSGYRHHILMGDMNTHASDLLLNSPLRDLGLLAPQVNATFPSWRPQRCLDHILLSPTLELKRVEVLAQPISDHLPVAVEISLPNTRNAAKPPMVITSSARKP, encoded by the coding sequence ATGCTGCGCCGCTGGCAAAAGACGCGCCAAATCAACCTGTGTGACCCGCAAGTTAATTTGGCGTGTGAACCGATAAACGAATGGCCTGAAAACGACTGCTTACGCCTACTCAGTTTTAATATTCAGGTAGGTATCAGTACCGAGCGTTATCGCCACTATGTGACCCGTGGTTGGCAGCACATCTTGCCCCATGCGGGGCGCTCACTGAATCTGCAACGTATTGGCGTGCTACTGGCCGATTACGACGTGGTGGCCTTGCAAGAAGCCGATGGTGGCAGCTTGCGCTCAGGCAATATCAATCAAGTTGAGCACCTTGCCCAACTCGGCGCATTTCCTTTCTGGTATCAACAACTTAACCGTAACCTGGGACGTTTTGCCCAGCACAGCAACGGATTGTTGAGCCGTATTCGCCCGACCTTGATAGAAGATCACCCTCTGCCCGGCCCGCCAGGTCGCGGAGCAATACTGCTGCGCATTGGCGAAGGCGATGATGCAATTGCAGTCGTCATGATGCACCTCTCATTGGGCGCTCGGACGCGTACACGGCAACTGGCCTATATCCGCGAATTACTCAGCGGCTATCGCCATCACATTTTAATGGGTGATATGAATACCCATGCCAGCGACTTGCTGCTCAACTCGCCATTGCGCGACCTGGGCCTATTGGCGCCACAAGTTAATGCAACCTTCCCGAGCTGGCGTCCTCAGCGCTGCCTTGATCATATTTTGCTCAGCCCGACACTTGAATTGAAACGCGTTGAGGTTCTGGCTCAGCCTATTTCTGATCATTTACCGGTTGCCGTTGAGATTAGCTTACCGAACACGCGTAACGCCGCAAAGCCGCCTATGGTAATTACATCATCCGCGCGGAAACCTTGA
- a CDS encoding thiol:disulfide interchange protein DsbA/DsbL has protein sequence MRNLILSAALVTASLFGLSAHAEPIEAGKQYVELSNPVPVSKPGKIEVVELFWYGCPHCYQFESTINPWVEQLPDDVNFVRVPAMFGGVWNVHGQLFITLESMGVEHQVHTSVFDAIHNQGKKLATPEEMADYLAGLGIDREEFLKTYNSFGVKSQMEKDKKLAMAYQISGVPTLIVNGKYRFDISSSGGPEQALEVADHLIAKERAAQ, from the coding sequence ATGCGTAACCTAATTCTTAGCGCCGCCCTGGTCACTGCCAGCCTGTTTGGCCTTTCGGCGCACGCTGAACCAATCGAAGCCGGCAAACAGTATGTTGAGTTGTCAAACCCTGTACCGGTCTCCAAGCCAGGCAAGATCGAAGTAGTTGAGCTGTTTTGGTATGGCTGCCCGCATTGCTACCAGTTTGAATCGACCATCAACCCGTGGGTCGAGCAGTTGCCTGATGACGTCAACTTCGTCCGCGTTCCTGCTATGTTCGGCGGTGTTTGGAATGTTCATGGTCAATTGTTTATCACCCTTGAAAGCATGGGTGTAGAGCATCAGGTTCATACGTCAGTATTCGATGCAATCCACAACCAGGGTAAGAAGCTGGCCACTCCAGAAGAGATGGCTGACTACTTGGCTGGTCTCGGCATCGACCGTGAAGAGTTTCTCAAAACCTATAACTCCTTCGGCGTGAAGAGCCAGATGGAGAAGGATAAGAAACTGGCCATGGCCTACCAGATCAGCGGCGTACCCACTCTGATCGTCAACGGTAAGTACCGTTTTGACATCAGCAGCTCGGGTGGCCCAGAGCAAGCGCTTGAAGTTGCTGACCACCTGATCGCCAAGGAGCGGGCAGCGCAATAA
- a CDS encoding cytochrome c has product MNKVLVSLLLTLGITGLAHAAGDATAGQSKAAVCGACHGPDGNSPAPNFPKLAGQGERYLLKQIHDIKNGDRTVVEMTGILDNLSEQDIADIAAFYAGQKMSVGAADPELVKRGEALFRGGKLEEGMPACIGCHSPNGAGIAAAGFPHLSGQHATYVAKQLTDFREGNRTNDGDAMTMRSIAAKLSNKDIAAISSYVQGLH; this is encoded by the coding sequence ATGAACAAAGTACTCGTGAGTCTGCTGTTGACCCTTGGTATCACTGGTTTGGCGCATGCCGCCGGCGACGCTACTGCTGGTCAGAGCAAAGCCGCTGTATGTGGCGCCTGTCATGGCCCTGACGGCAATAGCCCAGCCCCAAACTTTCCTAAACTGGCGGGTCAAGGCGAGCGCTACTTGCTCAAGCAGATCCACGATATCAAGAACGGTGACCGTACCGTTGTCGAAATGACCGGTATTCTGGATAACCTTTCAGAGCAGGACATTGCTGATATCGCTGCCTTTTACGCCGGCCAGAAAATGAGTGTCGGCGCTGCTGACCCTGAACTGGTCAAGCGCGGTGAGGCCTTGTTCCGCGGCGGCAAACTGGAAGAAGGCATGCCAGCCTGCATCGGTTGCCACTCACCCAATGGCGCGGGTATCGCTGCTGCTGGCTTCCCACATCTAAGCGGCCAGCACGCAACCTATGTTGCCAAACAGCTGACTGACTTCCGTGAAGGCAACCGCACCAACGATGGCGACGCAATGACCATGCGTTCTATCGCTGCCAAGTTGAGCAATAAAGACATCGCTGCCATTTCAAGTTACGTGCAAGGCCTGCACTGA
- a CDS encoding cytochrome c5 family protein, translating into MKKILLAAGVLTLSLNTQAAQDPEAVYAKACAACHNGQLPMAPTKGDKAAWEPRLAKGTDALVASVTNGLNAMPPRGLCMDCTAEDYKAVIKLMTE; encoded by the coding sequence GTGAAAAAAATATTGCTAGCTGCAGGTGTATTGACACTGTCATTAAACACCCAGGCTGCCCAAGACCCTGAAGCTGTTTACGCGAAAGCGTGTGCTGCTTGTCATAACGGTCAACTGCCTATGGCGCCTACAAAAGGCGACAAGGCTGCGTGGGAGCCGCGTTTGGCCAAAGGTACTGACGCTCTGGTTGCGAGCGTTACCAATGGTCTGAATGCCATGCCGCCACGCGGTTTGTGCATGGACTGCACGGCCGAGGATTACAAAGCGGTCATCAAATTGATGACTGAATAA
- the yihA gene encoding ribosome biogenesis GTP-binding protein YihA/YsxC, with product MQLKNPIIGLCQKATFQISAAKVDQCPSDHGHEVAFAGRSNAGKSSALNTITHASLARTSKTPGRTQLLNFFRLDDERRLVDLPGYGYAKVPIPLKLHWQKHLEAYLGSRESLRGLILMMDIRHPLTEFDQLLLDWSKASGMPLHILLTKADKLTFGAAKNALLKVQQEIHKRWGKQISIQLFSAPKRLGVEDAQAVLAEWLMLNESEAEASSQDEIED from the coding sequence ATGCAATTAAAGAACCCGATCATCGGCTTGTGTCAAAAAGCCACCTTCCAGATCAGCGCCGCAAAGGTTGATCAATGTCCGTCCGATCACGGTCATGAAGTGGCATTTGCTGGGCGTTCCAACGCAGGCAAGTCGAGCGCGTTGAACACCATCACGCACGCGAGTCTAGCGCGAACCTCGAAAACCCCGGGGCGCACGCAGTTGCTGAACTTCTTCCGTCTGGATGACGAGCGGCGCCTGGTCGATTTGCCAGGTTATGGCTACGCCAAGGTGCCTATTCCGCTGAAGCTGCACTGGCAAAAACACTTGGAAGCATATCTGGGCAGTCGTGAAAGTCTGCGTGGGTTGATTTTAATGATGGACATCCGTCATCCGCTCACCGAGTTTGACCAATTACTGCTCGACTGGTCGAAAGCCAGCGGTATGCCGCTGCATATTTTGCTGACCAAAGCTGACAAGTTGACTTTTGGTGCAGCCAAGAACGCGCTGCTGAAGGTTCAGCAAGAAATTCACAAGCGTTGGGGCAAGCAGATCAGCATTCAGCTGTTTTCCGCACCCAAGCGTCTGGGCGTTGAAGATGCGCAAGCGGTGCTGGCCGAATGGTTGATGTTGAATGAGTCTGAGGCAGAAGCGTCGTCGCAGGACGAAATCGAAGACTAA
- the polA gene encoding DNA polymerase I gives MSQTPLVLVDGSSYLYRAFHALPPLTTSKGLPTGAVKGVLNMLKSLRKQYPDSPFAVVFDAKGGTFRDEMFAEYKANRPSMPDELRVQIEPLHASVRAQGLPLLCVEGVEADDVIGTLARKAAGEGRDVVISTGDKDMAQLVCKHVTLVNTMTGSVYDIEGVKEKFGVGPELIIDYLALMGDKVDNIPGVPGVGEKTALGLLVGIGGGLDVIYANLDKVPELPIRGAKGLPAKLEEHRDMAYLSYQLATIKLDVELNVEIEALHPGTADVEQLLELYEELEFKTWRDELQRKHKAVAAKVAAAPSNDLFALPADVADAPADASDAVSAAGGYQTVLEQADFDAWLEKLNKAELIAFDTETTSVDAQQAQLVGVSFAVSAGEAAYVPLAHSYMGVPTQLDRDAVLKALKPVLEDPNKAKVGQNAKYDINILANASTPISVQGVKFDTMLESYVYDSTATRHDMDSLALKYLGHSTIHFEDIAGKGAKQLTFDQISLEQAGPYAAEDADVTLRLHQALWEKLSATPSLLSVLSDIEIPLVPVLARIERQGALVDAKLLGEQSRELGEKLVALERQAFDIAGEEFNLASPKQLGVILYEKLGLPIISKTAKGQPSTAEAVLAELAEQDFELPKVLMQYRSLSKLKSTYTDRLPEQINPRTGRIHTSYHQAVAATGRLSSSDPNLQNIPIRTAEGRRIRQAFVAPKGYKLLAADYSQIELRIMAHLAQDAGLLDAFRHDLDVHKATAAEVFGVELDDVTLDQRRSAKAINFGLIYGMSAFGLAKQIGVDRKQSQAYIDRYFARYPGVLAYMESTREKAAEQGFVETIFGRRLYLPEINAKNPALRKGAERTAINAPMQGTAADIIKRAMIAVDNWLTESKLDAKVILQVHDELVLEVREDLVDQVSEQIKQQMSGAAELDVPLLVEVGVGNNWDEAH, from the coding sequence ATGAGTCAAACCCCTCTGGTTCTGGTCGACGGTTCTTCGTACCTGTACCGCGCCTTCCATGCATTGCCACCACTGACCACCTCAAAAGGTCTGCCCACGGGTGCGGTCAAGGGCGTGCTGAACATGCTCAAGAGTTTGCGCAAGCAATATCCAGACAGCCCTTTTGCTGTAGTTTTCGATGCAAAAGGCGGCACGTTCCGCGATGAAATGTTTGCCGAATACAAAGCTAACCGCCCTTCCATGCCGGATGAACTGCGCGTGCAGATCGAACCGCTGCATGCCAGCGTGCGCGCACAGGGCTTGCCATTGCTCTGCGTTGAAGGCGTTGAGGCCGACGACGTAATCGGCACGCTGGCACGTAAAGCTGCGGGTGAAGGCCGCGATGTGGTGATATCCACCGGTGACAAGGACATGGCGCAGCTAGTCTGCAAGCACGTTACCTTGGTCAACACCATGACCGGAAGCGTCTACGACATCGAAGGCGTTAAAGAGAAATTCGGGGTCGGTCCTGAGTTGATAATCGACTACCTCGCGCTCATGGGCGACAAGGTCGATAACATTCCGGGCGTGCCTGGAGTCGGGGAAAAAACCGCGCTGGGTTTATTAGTAGGTATCGGTGGCGGCCTTGATGTGATCTACGCCAATCTCGACAAAGTCCCTGAGCTGCCAATTCGTGGAGCCAAAGGCTTGCCAGCCAAGCTCGAAGAACACCGCGACATGGCTTACCTGTCTTATCAGTTGGCAACCATCAAGCTCGACGTCGAACTCAACGTTGAGATCGAGGCACTCCACCCGGGCACCGCTGACGTAGAGCAGTTGCTTGAGCTGTATGAAGAGCTCGAATTTAAAACCTGGCGCGATGAACTGCAACGCAAGCACAAAGCGGTAGCGGCCAAAGTAGCAGCGGCGCCGTCCAATGACCTGTTTGCCCTGCCAGCGGATGTCGCCGACGCACCGGCAGATGCCAGCGATGCAGTATCCGCAGCAGGCGGTTATCAGACCGTACTTGAGCAGGCCGACTTTGACGCCTGGCTTGAGAAGCTCAATAAAGCTGAGCTCATCGCTTTTGATACCGAAACCACCAGCGTTGACGCCCAACAGGCGCAATTGGTCGGCGTTTCATTCGCGGTCAGCGCAGGTGAAGCGGCGTATGTGCCGCTGGCGCACTCGTACATGGGTGTACCGACGCAACTGGATCGCGACGCTGTGCTCAAGGCATTGAAGCCGGTCCTCGAAGACCCGAATAAAGCCAAAGTCGGCCAGAACGCCAAGTACGACATTAATATACTGGCCAATGCCTCGACGCCAATCAGCGTGCAGGGCGTCAAGTTTGACACCATGCTGGAGTCCTACGTGTACGACTCCACGGCAACGCGTCACGATATGGACAGCCTTGCGCTCAAGTACCTCGGCCACAGCACCATCCACTTTGAAGATATTGCTGGCAAAGGCGCCAAGCAGCTGACCTTCGACCAGATTTCTCTCGAACAAGCCGGGCCCTACGCCGCTGAAGATGCAGATGTAACCCTGCGCTTGCACCAGGCGCTGTGGGAGAAACTTTCGGCCACGCCGAGCCTGCTCAGCGTGCTCAGTGATATTGAAATTCCGCTGGTACCAGTGCTGGCACGTATTGAACGTCAGGGCGCCTTGGTTGATGCCAAGCTACTTGGCGAGCAAAGCCGTGAGCTGGGTGAAAAGCTGGTAGCGCTTGAACGCCAGGCTTTCGACATCGCTGGCGAAGAGTTCAATCTGGCCTCGCCCAAGCAGCTCGGCGTGATTCTTTACGAGAAACTCGGCCTGCCAATCATCAGCAAGACCGCCAAAGGTCAGCCATCCACCGCCGAAGCCGTACTTGCCGAGTTGGCTGAACAAGACTTCGAGCTGCCCAAAGTGCTGATGCAATACCGCAGCCTGAGCAAGCTAAAAAGCACCTACACCGATCGCTTACCGGAGCAGATCAATCCGCGCACGGGGCGCATCCACACCAGCTATCATCAGGCCGTTGCGGCCACTGGGCGCTTGTCGTCGAGTGATCCGAACCTGCAGAACATTCCGATTCGCACCGCAGAAGGCCGGCGCATTCGCCAAGCCTTTGTCGCCCCCAAAGGCTACAAACTGCTGGCGGCTGACTACTCTCAGATTGAACTGCGCATCATGGCCCATCTGGCACAGGACGCAGGCCTGCTCGACGCATTCCGCCACGACCTGGACGTGCACAAGGCTACCGCTGCCGAAGTATTCGGTGTTGAGCTTGATGATGTCACCCTCGACCAGCGGCGCAGCGCTAAGGCAATCAACTTCGGTCTGATCTACGGCATGAGCGCTTTCGGCCTGGCCAAGCAGATTGGAGTCGACCGCAAACAGTCGCAAGCCTATATAGACCGCTATTTCGCCCGCTACCCGGGTGTTTTGGCGTATATGGAGAGCACCCGCGAAAAAGCCGCTGAGCAAGGCTTCGTTGAGACCATCTTTGGTCGACGCCTTTATTTACCTGAGATCAACGCGAAAAACCCGGCACTGCGTAAAGGCGCTGAACGCACGGCAATTAACGCCCCGATGCAGGGCACAGCCGCCGATATCATTAAGCGCGCGATGATTGCGGTGGATAACTGGCTGACTGAGTCAAAGCTGGATGCCAAAGTCATCCTGCAAGTTCACGATGAATTGGTGCTTGAGGTTCGCGAAGATCTGGTTGATCAGGTTAGCGAGCAAATAAAACAGCAAATGAGCGGCGCCGCAGAACTCGATGTGCCGCTATTGGTCGAGGTCGGAGTGGGTAACAACTGGGACGAAGCCCACTGA
- a CDS encoding DUF2782 domain-containing protein has translation MRILNCLLLAGLLGFGATVAHAEDPVSAEPDVTIRQEGDRTVQEYRVNGFLYAIKVIPKNGKPYFLVRSDGSDGNFIRSDDPDMLIPAWEIFSW, from the coding sequence ATGCGCATACTTAACTGCCTGTTACTGGCTGGTTTGCTTGGCTTTGGCGCGACCGTGGCGCATGCCGAAGATCCGGTCAGTGCAGAACCGGACGTAACCATCCGTCAAGAAGGCGATCGCACGGTGCAGGAGTACCGGGTTAACGGCTTTCTTTATGCGATCAAAGTAATTCCAAAGAACGGCAAGCCGTACTTTTTGGTGCGCTCTGATGGTAGCGACGGCAATTTCATCCGTTCCGACGACCCTGACATGCTGATTCCTGCATGGGAAATCTTCAGCTGGTAG
- a CDS encoding homoserine kinase, which translates to MSVFTPLERPELEVFLAPYGLGRLRDFQGIAAGSENTNFFISLEQGEYVLTLIERGPSADLPFFIELLDVLHEAGLPVPYALRTTGDEALRSLADKPALLQPRLSGKHISEANAHHCQEVGELLARIHLATRAQPILRKSDRGLDWMLHQGPKLAEQLPAESAELLNAVLAEINQHKAHIQALPQANLHADLFRDNVLFDGPHLAGVIDFYNACSGPMLYDLAITLNDWCSGPDGQLDLHRARALLGAYATLRPFTAGEAELWPAMLRVACVRFWLSRLIAAESFAGQEVLIHDPDEFRQRLSHRQHVDLHLPFAL; encoded by the coding sequence ATGTCCGTGTTTACCCCTCTGGAACGTCCAGAGTTAGAAGTATTTCTCGCCCCTTACGGTTTAGGTCGCCTGCGCGACTTCCAAGGTATTGCTGCGGGCAGTGAGAACACCAACTTTTTTATCAGTCTGGAGCAGGGCGAATACGTCCTGACGCTGATTGAGCGCGGCCCAAGTGCAGATCTGCCGTTCTTTATCGAGCTGCTTGATGTGCTGCATGAGGCGGGCCTGCCTGTGCCTTATGCGTTGCGCACAACCGGCGATGAAGCGCTGCGCAGTTTGGCTGATAAGCCCGCACTGCTGCAGCCGCGCTTGAGTGGCAAACATATAAGCGAGGCGAATGCTCATCACTGTCAGGAAGTCGGCGAGTTGTTGGCGCGTATTCACTTAGCCACACGTGCACAGCCAATTCTTCGCAAAAGTGATCGTGGTCTCGACTGGATGCTGCATCAAGGGCCAAAGCTGGCCGAGCAATTGCCAGCAGAGTCAGCTGAGTTGCTTAATGCGGTGCTGGCTGAAATTAACCAGCACAAGGCGCACATTCAGGCGTTGCCACAGGCGAACCTGCATGCTGACTTGTTCCGTGACAATGTGTTGTTTGATGGCCCGCACTTGGCTGGGGTGATCGACTTTTACAATGCTTGCTCAGGACCGATGCTGTATGACCTGGCGATCACTCTCAATGATTGGTGCTCAGGGCCAGACGGCCAGCTTGACTTGCATCGGGCGCGAGCCCTGCTTGGCGCATACGCCACGTTGCGTCCGTTCACCGCCGGTGAGGCTGAGCTTTGGCCAGCCATGCTGCGGGTGGCTTGTGTGCGATTCTGGCTGTCGCGGTTAATCGCCGCAGAGTCATTCGCCGGTCAAGAAGTGCTGATTCACGACCCGGATGAGTTTCGTCAGCGTCTGAGCCATCGCCAGCACGTCGATTTGCACCTGCCGTTTGCCCTGTAA
- the znuA gene encoding zinc ABC transporter substrate-binding protein ZnuA codes for MLRVNSAICLFLTTFLCSAAAQAEVQVLTSIKPLQLIAAAVQDGVGKPDVLLPPGASPHHYALRPSDIRRVRDAQLMYWIGPELESFLPRVMAQRERPSVAVQTLAGLKLQHFDEPDMHEAHEAHEAHDHSSDEHDHDHQPGSLDVHLWLNPVNAQVIAARMAADLSAADPANAERYQANLAAFSERLKTLDARLKNRLIAAEGKPYFVFHEAYNYFENAYGLEHAGVFSVLGEVQPGARHVDAMRERLQEAGPACVFSEPPFVPRLAKTLTADLPVNLAVLDPMGAELSASATGYETLMDNLANDLTQCLSNLPAAK; via the coding sequence GTGTTGCGTGTCAATTCTGCCATCTGTTTATTTCTGACCACCTTCTTATGCAGCGCCGCAGCCCAAGCAGAGGTGCAGGTGCTGACCAGTATCAAACCCCTGCAACTGATTGCGGCAGCCGTGCAAGATGGCGTAGGCAAACCAGATGTACTGCTTCCGCCTGGCGCCTCACCGCATCATTACGCGCTGCGCCCTTCGGACATTCGCCGCGTGCGTGATGCCCAACTTATGTACTGGATTGGCCCTGAACTGGAGAGCTTTCTGCCACGGGTAATGGCCCAACGTGAACGACCCAGTGTTGCCGTACAAACGCTCGCGGGACTAAAACTGCAGCATTTCGACGAGCCCGATATGCATGAGGCGCATGAGGCGCATGAGGCGCACGATCATAGCTCCGATGAGCACGATCATGACCATCAGCCGGGCAGCCTTGATGTGCATTTGTGGTTGAACCCAGTCAATGCTCAGGTCATTGCAGCACGTATGGCCGCTGATTTGAGTGCCGCCGACCCTGCAAACGCCGAGCGTTATCAAGCCAACTTAGCCGCATTCAGCGAGCGTCTGAAAACACTCGATGCCCGTCTAAAAAACCGCCTGATCGCAGCCGAAGGCAAACCCTACTTTGTTTTCCACGAGGCCTATAACTACTTCGAAAACGCCTATGGCCTCGAACATGCTGGCGTATTTAGCGTTTTGGGTGAGGTGCAGCCAGGCGCCAGGCATGTCGACGCGATGCGCGAGCGCTTACAAGAGGCGGGGCCAGCTTGCGTATTCAGCGAGCCACCATTTGTGCCGCGCCTGGCCAAAACCTTGACCGCAGACTTGCCTGTGAATCTAGCCGTACTCGACCCAATGGGCGCTGAGTTGAGCGCCAGCGCAACAGGCTACGAAACGTTGATGGATAACCTGGCCAACGACCTGACTCAATGCCTGAGCAATTTGCCGGCAGCGAAATAG
- a CDS encoding Fur family transcriptional regulator: MTQTPLASRPHDHSHCVSHALAEAEHICLRQGTRLTALRKRVLELVWQSHKPLGAYDILGVLSDEDGRRAAPPTVYRALDFLLENGLVHRIASLNAFVGCNQPEHAHQGQFLICRDCHVAVEVEHEKISQAILHSAKSIGFTVESQTVEVVGLCAACREPK; the protein is encoded by the coding sequence ATGACTCAAACGCCACTAGCATCTCGTCCCCACGACCATTCGCACTGCGTGAGCCATGCTTTGGCTGAAGCAGAGCATATCTGCTTGCGCCAAGGCACGCGTCTGACTGCGTTGCGTAAACGCGTGCTGGAACTGGTCTGGCAAAGTCATAAACCGCTCGGTGCCTACGATATTCTCGGCGTATTGAGCGACGAGGACGGTCGCCGCGCTGCGCCGCCTACGGTCTACCGTGCGCTGGATTTTCTGTTGGAAAACGGCTTGGTGCACCGAATCGCCTCGCTTAACGCATTTGTTGGCTGTAATCAGCCAGAGCATGCGCATCAGGGCCAGTTTCTGATCTGTCGCGATTGCCACGTGGCGGTTGAGGTTGAGCACGAGAAGATCAGCCAAGCGATTCTCCATAGCGCCAAAAGCATTGGCTTTACGGTCGAAAGCCAAACAGTCGAGGTGGTTGGTTTGTGCGCGGCCTGCCGGGAGCCCAAATGA
- the znuC gene encoding zinc ABC transporter ATP-binding protein ZnuC: MSGALIRLEDVGVHFSGQAVLENVQLSVSPGEIVTLIGPNGAGKTTLVRAVLGLLKIDTGSVWRKPKLRVGYMPQKLHVDATLPLTVLRFLRLVPGVDRRKALAALAEVGAEHVIDSPLQTVSGGEMQRVLLARALLREPELLVLDEPVQGVDVAGQAELYRLITRLRDRHGCGVLMVSHDLHLVMSTTDNVVCLNRHVCCSGHPEQVSGDPAFVELFGQDAKSLAVYHHHHDHAHDLHGGVVIDTPHVHGPDCGHAPGSAEK, translated from the coding sequence ATGAGTGGCGCGCTGATTCGGCTTGAAGATGTCGGCGTTCACTTTTCTGGTCAAGCGGTGCTTGAAAACGTGCAGCTCAGCGTCAGCCCAGGTGAAATTGTTACGCTGATTGGACCTAACGGCGCGGGTAAAACAACGCTGGTGCGCGCTGTGCTCGGGCTGCTGAAAATCGATACCGGCAGCGTTTGGCGTAAGCCTAAGTTGCGCGTTGGCTACATGCCACAGAAGCTGCATGTGGACGCCACTTTGCCGCTCACCGTGTTGCGGTTTTTGCGTTTGGTGCCGGGTGTGGATCGGCGCAAGGCGCTGGCAGCATTGGCTGAAGTGGGTGCCGAGCACGTTATCGACAGCCCATTGCAAACCGTCTCCGGCGGAGAGATGCAGCGGGTTTTGCTGGCGCGGGCGTTGCTGCGTGAGCCTGAGTTGCTGGTACTTGACGAGCCCGTCCAGGGTGTTGACGTGGCTGGGCAAGCTGAGCTGTACCGGTTGATCACTCGCCTGCGTGACCGTCATGGTTGCGGCGTGTTGATGGTTTCCCATGACCTGCACCTAGTGATGAGCACCACCGACAACGTGGTCTGTCTGAATCGCCATGTCTGCTGTTCAGGGCACCCGGAACAAGTCAGCGGCGACCCCGCATTTGTCGAGCTGTTCGGTCAGGATGCCAAGAGCCTCGCGGTTTATCACCACCATCACGACCATGCGCATGACCTGCATGGTGGCGTTGTCATTGACACCCCTCATGTACATGGCCCCGATTGCGGGCACGCGCCGGGGAGCGCGGAAAAATAA
- the znuB gene encoding zinc ABC transporter permease subunit ZnuB — MADFLINALVAGLALALVAGPLGSFVVWRRMAYFGDTLSHAALLGVALGLMLDVSPMFAVTVGCVLIAALLVTLQTRQPLASDTLLGILAHSTLSLGLVVLSFMHDVRIDLMGYLFGDLLAVGPTDLAWILGGSALVLVLLAILWRPLLAITVHEELAKVEGLPVAAIRLSLMLLIAVVIAVAMKIVGVLLITSLLIIPAAAAQRHARTPEQMAFGASLLGIVAVCGGLSLSWFQDTPAGPSIVVSAASLFLLSFVLPKRHA, encoded by the coding sequence ATGGCTGATTTTTTAATTAACGCGCTGGTTGCTGGGTTGGCATTGGCGCTGGTTGCCGGCCCGCTCGGTTCGTTCGTGGTATGGCGGCGCATGGCCTATTTCGGCGATACGCTGTCACATGCGGCGTTGCTCGGCGTTGCGCTCGGCTTGATGCTCGATGTGAGCCCAATGTTCGCGGTTACCGTCGGCTGCGTGCTGATTGCGGCGCTCTTGGTGACCCTGCAAACCCGTCAACCATTGGCCTCTGACACCCTGCTCGGGATTCTGGCGCACAGCACCTTGTCCCTCGGTTTGGTGGTGCTGAGCTTTATGCATGACGTGCGCATTGATTTGATGGGCTATTTGTTTGGTGATTTGCTGGCTGTCGGCCCGACTGATTTAGCCTGGATTCTCGGCGGCAGCGCGCTGGTGCTGGTGCTGTTGGCGATACTTTGGCGGCCATTACTGGCAATTACCGTGCATGAGGAGTTGGCCAAGGTCGAAGGGCTGCCGGTGGCGGCGATTCGTCTGAGCCTGATGCTTCTGATTGCGGTAGTGATTGCGGTGGCGATGAAAATCGTCGGTGTACTGCTGATTACCTCGCTGCTGATCATTCCGGCCGCCGCCGCCCAGCGTCACGCCCGAACGCCGGAGCAAATGGCTTTCGGCGCGAGTCTGCTGGGTATTGTTGCGGTGTGCGGTGGGCTGAGTCTTTCCTGGTTCCAGGACACGCCTGCCGGGCCTTCGATTGTAGTCTCTGCCGCCAGCCTGTTTTTGCTCAGCTTTGTGTTGCCCAAACGCCATGCTTGA